Proteins encoded together in one Erinaceus europaeus chromosome 11, mEriEur2.1, whole genome shotgun sequence window:
- the LOC132541473 gene encoding PRAME family member 7-like, whose translation MLAPLTASLNTNEDDLTQAAFRPTLDSSSYDIIPISDWILPALQSACGFSGDLSSEYTAEFISSGLLPEQIKMSNYNPSSLLQQAFQSLLGNEDLAISSLRSLPAELFPCLFLEAYTHRLWETLKALVQNWPFERLPLGAPVQDVVPENPSIKAVMDGIDILLKQDVSPRCKLQVLDLRNTGHKFWSVWTGVSFRVDSQRRKLVAEGASRNEDGVPCLEVCVDLYLSQKPADQTFTYLLNWIQERKGVYLSCKKVTVYSLPSKNDRFLHAMPLCGIQEVEVHCTWPFSGLHMFSQLLGKMKSLRRLSLDITVPNAVTPEEEEKWAQSINQFASVFLHLRHLQELYLESPSFLQGHLDQVFRFLNTPLEVFSLTNCTLTERDLIHLFQSPHITHLKDLCLRGVPLTSVSEPLRALLEINAATLQRLDLGLCGLQDPQLEALLPALSSCSQLSSLSLHGNRLSMDTLEKLLCCTSGLQHLCLQLFPAPLETFTPPGSSPSWGI comes from the exons ATGTTGGCACCTTTAACAGCATCATTGAACACAAATGAAGATGATTTAACTCAGGCTGCCTTCAGACCTACATTGGACTCTAGCAGTTATGACATTATCCCCATCTCTGACTGG ATTCTTCCAGCTCTTCAGTCTGCCTGTGGGTTCTCTGGAGACCTGAGTTCTGAGTACACAGCCGAATTCATCTCATCTG GTTTGCTGCCTGAGCAGATAAAAATGAGCAACTATAACCCATCCAGTCTCCTACAGCAAGCCTTTCAGAGCCTTCTGGGGAATGAAGACTTGGCCATCTCTTCCCTGAGGAGCCTGCCTGCAGAGCTCTTCCCGTGTCTGTTTCTGGAAGCTTACACTCACAGACTGTGGGAGACCCTGAAGGCTCTAGTGCAGAACTGGCCCTTTGAAAGACTCCCTCTGGGAGCCCCGGTTCAAGACGTGGTTCCTGAGAATCCAAGTATCAAAGCTGTGATGGATGGAATTGATATCCTGCTCAAACAGGATGTTTCCCCCAG GTGTAAGCTGCAGGTGCTGGATTTGCGAAACACCGGGCATAAGTTCTGGAGTGTGTGGACTGGAGTCAGCTTCCGAGTGGACTCACAAAGgaggaaactggtggctgaggGAGCTTCAAGGAATGAGGATGGTGTGCCCTGCTTAGAGGTGTGTGTAGACCTCTACCTCAGTCAGAAACCCGCAGATCAGACCTTCACATACCTGCTGAACTGGATCCAGGAAAGAAAAGGGGTGTATCTCAGCTGTAAGAAGGTGACAGTATATTCCCTGCCCAGCAAAAATGACAGGTTTCTGCATGCCATGCCATTGTGTGGTATCCAGGAGGTGGAAGTACACTGCACCTGGCCATTCTCAGGCCTGCACATGTTTAGTCAACTTCTGGGCAAGATGAAAAGCCTCCGGAGACTCAGTCTCGACATCACTGTTCCTAATGCCGTCACcccagaagaggaggagaaatgggcACAGTCTATCAACCAATTTGCTTCGGTGTTCCTGCACTTACGCCATCTACAAGAGCTGTACCTGGAATCTCCCTCATTCCTGCAGGGCCATCTGGACCAGGTGTTCAG gtTCCTTAACACCCCATTGGAGGTCTTCTCACTCACTAACTGCACACTTACAGAAAGAGACTTGATTCACCTGTTCCAGAGCCCACACATCACTCACCTGAAGGACCTGTGTCTGAGGGGAGTCCCCTTGACCTCTGTCAGTGAGCCCCTGCGAGCTCTGCTGGAGATAAATGCAGCCACCCTCCAGCGCCTGGACCTGGGTCTGTGtggcctccaggacccccagcttgaagccctgctccctgccctgagCAGCTGCTCCCAGCTCAGCTCCCTCAGCCTGCATGGGAACCGCCTGTCCATGGACACCCTGGAGAAGCTGCTGTGCTGCACCTCAGGGCTGCAGCATTTATGTCTCCAGCTGTTTCCTGCCCCTCTGGAGACTTTCACCCCCCCAGGGAGCTCTCCATCCTGGGGCATTTAA